One part of the Lotus japonicus ecotype B-129 chromosome 2, LjGifu_v1.2 genome encodes these proteins:
- the LOC130736556 gene encoding uncharacterized protein LOC130736556, whose translation MDVRSLVMEEEVLEFCIEYAGQALFLYKLVEDIFGVRALTVCNYFLQVVPTGGCLLRMPRSLNVRSLTIKTSLEQDELLGITSMSYLSTLTLRGSGLIMQGLIHASYILREVEIKDFKGSNNEISMLTYFITTGRALRKITINISKDDVVDQDGRLDSYYRSMTEMLSLNIGWALPIAHGPCLGIAHQLKLGSFSNSRD comes from the exons ATGGACGTACGTTCTCTTGTGATGGAAGAAGAAGTTCTTGAATTTTGCATTGAGTATGCAGGACAAGCTCTTTTTCTCTACAAACTGGTTGAAGATATCTTTGGTGTTAGAGCTTTGACTGTATGTAATTACTTCCTTCAG GTTGTTCCCACCGGAGGTTGCCTACTCCGAATGCCACGTAGCTTGAATGTGAGGAGTTTGACAATAAAGACATCTTTGGAACAAGATGAGCTTTTAGGAATTAC GAGTATGAGTTACCTGTCTACTTTAACCTTGAGAGGTTCTGGGTTGATCATGCAAGGGCTTATACATGCATCGTATATTCTTAGGGAGGTGGAGATTAAGGACTTTAAAGGATCAAACAATGAGATTAGTATGCTTACCTATTTCATTACTACTGGTAGAGCCTTGAGAAAAATTACTATCAACATATCAAAGGATGATGTTGTAGATCAAGATGGGAGGTTGGATTCTTACTACCGTAGCATGACAGAAATGTTAAG TTTGAATATTGGCTGGGCATTGCCGATTGCTCATGGACCTTGTCTTGGCATTGCTCATCAACTAAAATTAGGTAGTTTCTCAAACAGTAGAGACTGA